DNA sequence from the Bacillota bacterium genome:
CAAGGTACGCGAGGTGATCGCCCAAGACTTCTGATAGCCCTGAGGCCCCCCGGGCGGGAGGCATGGTGTCCCGAGATGCGGGCGATCCCGGCGGCCCGGTACCACCAGGCAACGTCTTAGGATCCGGAAACTCCTTCTTCCGCTGTCCACGCTTCGGTCGTAAGCAGGTCAATATGCTGCCTTGATAGCCCCATACTCTCTTGCTGTGCCAACGTCACAGTCCAAGACTGTGACTTCATCGAGAAACTTCTCAACCGCCGCCAGGCTCGACCGCTCATTTCGAGACTGACGAGCTCCGTAGAACAGCTCGCCGGCAACAATGCACGGCAGGAAAACCTCCGCCGCTTGTTCCACAAACCGACGTACCGCCGCGTCTCCCCGAAGGAGCGTAACGACGACGCTCGTATCAAGTAAGACCTTACCAGTCACGGGCATCGATTCGTTCGCAGCCCTCGTCGATGGCTCTTAGCATGGCGTCAGCCTCAGCGGGAGGGAGTGTACCTGCAAACCGAACCAAGGCTCGACCTGGGGTTCCGTTGGCTCGCGAGGGCGTCAGGCCCCGGATGAACTCCAACACGCGCCGCTGGTCTCGCGGCGCGAGTCGGGCGACTTCGCGGCGGATTTCCTCCGAAAGCGATGGGTCGCTCATTCTCCTACCCTCCGGGAGTTGTCTCCTACCCTCCGGTAGCTGCACCTTCCCGGCGGCATCATGGCACGACCGCTATGACAAATCACCGCCTGGGCCTGCGCGGCCGAGAGCGCTATCGACCAAGTGGCGAAACGGGCTACCGGGACAGTGGGGTTGACCCGATTCCGTGGACACCTGCACACTTGGGGCGGAGCCCCAACAAGCAGGGTGTCCCGTGCCACCAACCCGACCGCCCTACCCGCCGGAGTTTCGCGCCGAGGCCGTGTGGCTGG
Encoded proteins:
- a CDS encoding PIN domain-containing protein, whose translation is MPVTGKVLLDTSVVVTLLRGDAAVRRFVEQAAEVFLPCIVAGELFYGARQSRNERSSLAAVEKFLDEVTVLDCDVGTAREYGAIKAAY